gtatGTAATTTCTattgtattgcttgatctatagcGAATTTTTCGCTGCTCTTCCCATGGACATAGATCTCTACGATTAAACCACGTAAACCTGatgtctaatttattttcttcttcttttctatttattgtTCGATTGCTCGCTTTCCACAATAATTGGTATCGGAGCCAGATTTGagttgagagtgctagtatgaacacctagagaggggtgaatagatgtttaagataaatcttggcaaatatatgcggaataaaataaatttcaaacaaaggagttaaggaagaaaataagaacacaagatttataatggttcggcttagtccaagcctacgtccactctcccacgctaacaatcttcttggctggattccactatgcaatcaacaagagattacaactttgagtgcaaacacttagtagatcacactatctcactaagtcactcttttggtatttctctcatgatcacaaacgtttaagctctccaaagacaagtgtatgattgaaggtcgctcagactttggaattataaattctacgctctgtctcttacttgctcatcggttcatgatctccttaaatactcctccacttccaaactacccgttggacagtatcccgaaGAATCGttttccaatatacccattgaacaactctgtatctagaagatttagtagccgttgagtgacaaaggtaaaatcccaaaatgattccgatcgcccatacaaacggaatcttggtttccatctAGGAAGCACGGACACGCTGTCCGTGCTTCCGAGTCGTGTCCAacacgtgtcggaacgtgtcggacacgtcgacacatgtcggacacgtcgacacggTCGGACACGTAGTCAacgcgtgtcggattttccgacacgcggtcaacttttctcgacacgcgtgtcgacgcgtgtccggaagactgatggagggtggaggcgagggagggcgagggagcagaggcCGTGAGCGCCGGCGAGACGAAGCCACGAACGGATCATCGCGACGGTGagagacggctagagaaagagccgaacaaagagaaaagaagagaaaaggcaaacTCCCGCCGGCAAGACGaagccacgaacggaccaccATGACGGTGAGAGACAGCCAGAGAGAGCGGCAAGGGCCACAACTGTTGCGATGGATCGGCaacgagaggaagaggagaggagggaagggggtcgtgcggcgagcggcAAGGAGGAATAGGAAAAGGAGGGCTCGCGGCTCGCTAgggtttttcataaagaaaccccaaaaaaaataagaaaggcgtgagggggaggggaagtgacagcttacctgtcactgtcaagtggtggggagggaaaaagtaaaataaacttAGGGTGGAGGGAAAAGGACGAACGGAAGGAGGGATGGATTTGGGGGATTGTTTTTGaattggaaaattaaataaatgaaattaaaaaataatttcgaaaaataaaagtattgaattttgaataatgataaattttgatcaccatagaaaatcatgaatttatttaaataaattgattctaatttcttattaattattagtttcatcgataacttttgttaaaattaaaaaaatgtttcgcattaactatgaatatatctttcgaatttcaaatgaattgatttgttaatattattagtgtaaatttattataggctcttttttaattaattaattatttatgaatttgaatcaaattaattaaaaataaaaatatttatttaatatacaacgtgtcgcaacgtgtcggaattctctattttttagaaataacgtgtcgacgtgtcgtgtcatgtcggacactcgtgtcgtgtcgcgtgtcggtgatacctaggtttccataagtaaaacttcttcgtatagaaagttcttatcttcaagatccaatcatcaatcaaatagattgagtcaatcaaatcaatcttgatgtggaatccaaaccagatcactagccattatatgattgggcttgagttacgtttcgacgaatctggatgtaaagtctgagagcaatagactttacaatctgagtctgagtgcaataaactttacaatctgagtctaaacatcttctgcttctgaacagatttagctttaaggtcgaATACCGTCCGAATAAGTTCGGCtccaacatagagtctgtcttctcggggttcagcttcagcatagagtctgtcttctagttcatcattcacgttcgatgccggaatttgtcgagtgagcggacttacgatgtagaacagactttgacactaaagtctgacagtctttagactttgacacagaagtctagaaatcttcggaatatactttggacatatgttacgttcaatcttctggccgtcttcagactttgacaatatcctttacatgttctattatctgcatggcctattactcaaccatcaaatacattagtagcctttgatttattttgtcatcttcaaaacatcataagggatttccctaacatgagTAAGTTGAAGCAAATCGATAGtaatagaagaaggaaaagtgaagatcgacagatttgatgggaataATTTTGGTTCTTGGAAGATGCAAATTAAAGATTATCTCTATCAAATGAAACTATACTTGTCCCTGTCTAGGGAGAAGCTAGAGATGATAAAATAagttgattgggatttgctgtAGGTATTATTCGATTAACGTTGGCTTGTGATGTTGCGTTTAACATCGTAAAGAAGAAAACCACTGTTGATTTGATGAAAACCCTGTCAtatatgtacgagaagccctctgcAATCAACAAGATATGTTTGATGTGATATCTGTCtaatttgaagatgagtgaAGGTGCATCTATTGCAGattatatcaatgaattcagtgtgattgttagtcgattAAGTTCTGTTGAGATGGACTTTGACGATGAGGTATGTGCTTTGATTATCTTATCCTCATTGCTTGATAATTGGAATAATACGGTTATTACCGTAAGTAATTTCTATAGATCTACAAGTTTGAAGTTTGATGGGGTTTGAGATTTGATTATGATTGAGGATATctgtagaagagaatctggcgaatCCATATCTGTTGCTTTAGTAGATGatagaggaagatctagaaTACGCGTTAGTAGgagtagtactaatatgaacgaGTATAGTCAATCTAGGAGTAGTGATGCTGTCTGTTGAAGCTGTGGCAAGAGGGAGCATCTTAGAAAGAATTGCATAAGCAAAAGAATGACAACGGTAAGGAAATTATGATTGATTCTATAGAATAATGTTTCAATTCTAGCTGATAGTGCCGATTATATTTTGTCTGTCACTGATTATTCATCATTtaatggatggattatggattttAGTTGTTATTTTCATGTTACACtaaatagaaactggtttactacttatcaatgcatgaataataataaagtgCAGTTGGGGAATAACACTAAATGCGATGTTATCAATGTAGAAAATGTTagaatcagaatgcatgatggtatcatGAGAGCATTGATTGGAGTGAGGTATGTTTCAGAATTGAGGAAGAACTTGATTTCCTTGAGTGTCCTGAATTCAACTAAGTATTGATATATTTCAGAATATGGAATTCTGAAAATTGTTCGAGGTGATTTGTTAATAATGAAAGAAATCAAGCATGCCTATATGAGCTTCAAGGTGAGACGGTGACAAATTTCATTACGAAGACGTCGGATGCATTTATTCGAGAATTCGAATTGTGGCATATGCGTTTGGGGCACATTGGCAAAAAAAACTTGAAggttttaagtaaaaaaatctGCTATGTAGTTATAATGCTAACGAATGAATGTATGCAAGTGCTATAATTTAGATCATCGGCAAAAAATGTAGTTCAGTACAACCGTCAAAGAAACCACAGAAATCGCAGAAttaattcacttgaatgttCGCAGGTTGTCGTGGTTTCcttcaagaaagaatgttagATATATGTTATTAGTTGTTGACAACTACTCGATGAAGACATgagtgtttgtgcttaggcactAATTTGATGTTATTGTTAGGATCATGCAATTGATAACTTTGATTAAAAATGAGATTAGTAAAAcgatcaagcatgtgcgaaTTGACAGTAGCACAGAGTTTTACTCGAAACTATTAAATGAATTCTACATGAAAGAAGGTATAGTGAAACATTGCACTTAGGCCAATAAACCACAATATGTTGTGGAATTGATGAGTAAAACGTTACTAGAGACAGCCCATAAAATGCTCTCTAGTACTACTATGGCTAGGAGATTCCTGGCCGATGTGCTTAGTATGGCGAGTTACTTGATAAATAGATCCCATCAACTGCAATTGGACGTCGGACTCCTGAAGAAGGGTCATAAGGTAACATTACCAATTATTCTATGCTTACAATGTTTGATTGCCTATGTTATATTCGAGTTAGTAATGGTAAGCTTGATAGAAAGGTAAGAAAGTACATGTTCCTAAGATATGCACAAGGTGAGAGGGGTTATCGATTGTAGTGTCCAAAATTAAATTCACCTATTATCAACATAGAAGTTAAGTTTGACAAGTCTCCAATACTTTTGGCTAGTAGTGTTTACCGCAGTGTTTATATGGATCTGAAcagtgttcagcttgaggtaaAATTACAACTAGAAACTTCTAAGGTAGTGGACATGAGTAATAGCGAAGTAATCAACACAGATGATGCTTATAGCGAGGTGGAGGCTATAGAGCAAATGGTTGATGTAACTACTGAAATTAACAATGTGTGTATTCGATCTCTTGACAAATATagatgcaacaatggttttattttttctgtggTTAAAGAGATTGCATCGGAAAATTTTTGTAAAGCAATGTGTTCTAATGAGATCCTCAATTATGGCGAAATTCAAGCAAGGCTTAGACTTGAAAAATATTGGTGGTAGTTGAGCCCATTAAAAGCTATGGAAGAGTATCaacagagtttgaatttttgcaaagCGACTGTGACTTAGTTTAAACGttgagccaaggtggagattgttgaaatatgtctcgagtttaaatCCATTAGATAAAAACTcggcacaaataaaatatttcttgaTCATAGATATGGATTTCTCAATTTGAAAAGCTTATATTAGATTTGGATGTTGCCGAATACTGGGGTTTGAATTTCCACGTGGTCGGCAATTAGGAAAAGGAACTTAATTCCTTCTTCTagtcaataaataaaaagcaaaatagaAAACTAGAGATATTGACTTCTACTAAGAGTCAGTCAAGATTTTATCAAATATATGGGCTGTATTTTGTGTTTTCAAAACCATGTGGTTATACCATTATTGATGAAGAGAGCAGCAAGCCTTCGTGCAGTCAATGTCCgaagaaagagcaaaaagtcTTGAAGTGCCGTGGTAACCGAGTGCATGGCGTGGATTATTTCTCAGTGGAATTACACCAACAACTTTAGTGTTGAAGCCAgattaaggctgcgtttgggagTGGCATTTGCAAGCCACTTTGAACCCCCAAAGCTCTTTGGGCTAATTTgtgggtgtttggtaaaaatttccaaaccccATTTGGGAAATGCCAAGCAttcccaaggctgaaagcccaagggggctgccttgggctttcagccttctcgCATGCGAGCCgagcttaaataaaaaaaattcattcccAAATTGTCCCCgttgatttttcgtttttccatttttaccctgactgttcatcttcttcttctttcttcttcgtgagCGGTTGCCGATGAAGGGCACGCAATTGCCGGCGACCATCGTGCCCGCCACGCCGACCCGCCGCACCACGACCTCCGCCGCAGCCGCGCGACccttcggcgagggtcgcgtgaCCCCGCTCGAGAGGTCGCCGCGAAGGTCGCGACCGCGACCCATTTGGTCGCAGATCTGGTCGCCGGCCGCGACCTTCACGCCGCGACTAGATGGGTCGCGGTCGTGACcttcgcggaggtcgcgacacAAATCCGCATCGCCGGCCGTGCCCGGGTGACCTTCGCGACACCCATCCGGTCGCGACCTCGCGCCGCGACTAGATGGATCGCCGACCGCGACcttcgcggaggtcgcgacacGAATCCGGTAGCGACCAGATCTACATCGCCGGCCATGCcgggcgacctccgcggaggtcgcgaccttCACGCGACGCATCTGGTCGCGACCACGCCGGCCGCAACCTTCACGCGCGACCAGATGGGTCGCCGCGACCTCTCGCGGCGCGGTGGGTCGCCGGCGACCTCGCGGCGCGGTGGGTCGCACAACGGCGCAGCGAGGGtcgccgcgaccctcgccgaattGCCTACCCTTGGCCGGCGGTGACCGGTGAAGCCCTTGGCCAGCGAAGCCTTGGCCGGCCAacgttcttttttttaataataaaagtattttacaaatttaatttacccaaacattattttgcacaaaaatatttcacaatggactttcacaaataaatttaccaaacacactttgcattttgaaaaacaccctTAACTCAAAggcctttacattttctcaagaacttttcccaaaagtcttcccaaacgcaccctaagctCTTGCGATAAGAATTTGTTTGTAATTCCTTTGCAAGATAAAGAGATTATTTTGTGAGGAATTTTTAGGGCTAAACACTGCGTTCGTTATTAAGTGTAATTAGAATTTGGGAAAACacgagtgtttgagtgactcaagTGTATAATCTCTAttatatcgcttgatttatagtgaataTGTTGCCGCTCTCCCCATAAATGTAGGTCTCTACGATTGAATCATATAAATCTagtgttcgatttatttttttattttgtctatttATTGTTCAACCACTTGCTTTTCGCAATAACTTACTAACTAAAATCAAAACCATGAATGGTAAATTgactctataaatagataaatcAACCGTAAAACCTTAAATGGTGGTAACTTTCAGCAAATTACAACCTCATCGCAGCATGATATTGAAAACTTCACATTTGTCGATTAGATGGATGCAAAAGATGACCTCATAATTGCTCTTGCAAGACTCGATGAGTAGAGTTCATTCCATGACAAGTAAACACTTGTCAATGAAAACAAGTGCGGAATGGCAGATCCACATGGTCTCGAAAGCCAGTTGTATGATCTGAAGCAACACGAAAGTGGGTCGGCTTCCATGCATGAACCAAAGAAGCAAAGCGTGCAGTCCAAGTAGACAGCTAGAAACTTGGACGATTTGCAACCTTTGTCTTTTGGCCATGACAGTTTTCAACCTTACACAGTGATTTACCAAGGCAGTCCTCTAGCTCATTTAAATTCCCTGATAAGAATAGTCGATTAGTACAGCAAGGATCTACTCTTCTTCACCCTGAAGGCTCTTCTTATATTTGCCCGCACGAAAACGACCTTTGACTTGAAAAGAAGGTGACTATCCCTTCTACGTGTCTCTCATTTCTGGATGACTTTGTCTGTAAACGCTGGTGCATGTCCCAagcaagaaaattgaaaattcttctGACTGTACAGAAGATATGATAGAGTCGGTACGTTCATAATGTTAAAAGAACGATTCGTGAAATTCAGTTTAGACTTCCCCCAGTGTCCCCTAACGGTGCAAAAGGAAATTTATCCCAAAAGTCAGATTTGAGCTAGCTCAAGACCGACGGATCGTTATTTGATAAAGTGACCGTGTGGTGCAGTACACGGAGAGTCTAGTTGTAAGTTGAAAATCTGTGATACATGGGGTACATTTATATAGGATGTTCACCATTGTATGTTAGTCCGGCATCGTTTTAATCAAGGGATTTTAAGTGCCGTTGGCACCTGGAACAACTCGTGGCCGACACTTGTCGTACCAAATGTCATGGATttttccctgtttttctatGTACAAAGATTTTATGTtctatgattgattgattgattagaTATTTATCTGGTGCTCTAGAATACCTCAAACCATATGCTTTTATTGTATGGGACTAATGAGTCACTACAAAATCCTCCAAAAACAAAATTGCTCCAGAAGAATGCCTACATTTCCTTGGTGAACACTGTTAAAAGGGCTTCAGCTTCTGGTGGCGCATAAAGTAAAAGTCACACTTCCACAAACAACAAAGTCAGAAGGTGCTGAAATTAGCAAGGTCTTTGGACTTCAAAGAAGAAATCCATGTATGGCATGTTTAGTGGTCGATAAAGCTAACGTAGCAATGGGAACTACATAGAAGTTAGTTCAGGAGATACCCAACAGTCGGGGCAAGAAATAACTCAATGAAGCAGAGCACCGTTTTGAATAGCATTAGAAAAGGCTTAAACGTTTATTTAAGgacaaaatcacaaatcaattctCGACGCAAGAAACATCTCTAGCAGGCAGACTAGCGAATTCTTGGTGAATCTCGCAGCACTGACGCATGGCCACAGAAATTACCTGTCAAAGATTACTCGAAGGCTTAAGAAACGATCATCTCCTCTTCTATTACAGTTAGGACAGCAAATAAGAGTGCTGCAAATTAAATTATAGCAACTGGTAACATTGTCATAGCACGTCAGAGCAAAAGACGGCAAGAGAGAAGGCGAGATATCAAAACTTCATACCTCGCAGCCATTTTTCATCAGATCTCACTGTACAAATACAAACATATGGCACGGCATAGCAATGGGTGTAGAAGAACTAAGAATTAACACCGCATTGGATTTGTTCCTAAAGTTTCAATGTAAGGTCGGGTGAGGGAGTCTCAATCTGTGGCAATTTCGTCACCTGCACAAAGTTCACATTTGAACCTTTGATTACGTAATCCACAGAGGGGCTGGGATCACTAGTGCAATCCCTTGTGTCCAATTGCCGGAAACTTCCCGGCCAAAACAGCGGCaccacatcatcttcttcaacaaacATCGGCAATCCCATACAGCCCTTCTCAAACTTCGCTCCGCCTCTCAAAACTGCAGGCCGACTTTCTGGAGCCACTGCATTCTGGTGGTGCACCCCTGAGTGAGCTTCAATGCCAAGGGACCGAAAGGTTGCGCCATGAAGCGGCAGAGACGCCAAGCTGGTATATCTGTTGGAGAACATTCCCATCCGCATGGCCCGCTTCGCCATCGTCCTCTCCCTCTTGTGAGCATTCTGGTGGCCACCAAGTGCCTGCGAGCTGTAAAACTTGCGCTTGCAGTAATTGCAAGAGAACACCCGTGGGAGTTTAACCACGGAAGCTCGGTCAACGGCTTCGGTGTTATTACTCTCTCCAACAGCATTCGCCTCGGCAGGAGCATTACTGTGGCAGAAAAGGGTCAAGTCGAGTGACACATCGTCCTGATCCAAGGAAGTGGCGGAGGTAACTTTGGATGGGTCGACAGAGATTTCCTGCACACATGCGTCGGAAGCTACCTGGGTGCTGAAGTCCGAGGACTCGTTTTCTGTTCCTGAATCAGAGTTTCGTGGCAGCATGTCTGGATGAGACAGCTGAATTGTGGTCTGTGTCTATGGTAATTATCGCGCAGCTGAAAATTGTAAGATTAGCTAGGTGTCACCTGCATAACCAGTGAACAGATTAGTTCCATGAGGTTAAGGTATGAGTCAtagaaatttaggaaaaaatgcCACGTTTATTTTCTCCATCACAGTTTAGGTCACTTTCTAGTGCTGTGATGCTTAGAACTTCATATCAAGTAAACTGAAGCTTGCAAGTCAACTGAAAATTATTATGTACACATTGAAAACAGAAATTAACAAGTTACGGGTAAAATTGATCATTTAGGTTTTCTTACCAGAAGTACCTTTATATGTTCTGCATATGGCCAGAGATTTTCACATATTGAATGACTCCtcaattttatgaatttcaGC
The nucleotide sequence above comes from Eucalyptus grandis isolate ANBG69807.140 chromosome 2, ASM1654582v1, whole genome shotgun sequence. Encoded proteins:
- the LOC104433018 gene encoding zinc finger protein 4, giving the protein MLPRNSDSGTENESSDFSTQVASDACVQEISVDPSKVTSATSLDQDDVSLDLTLFCHSNAPAEANAVGESNNTEAVDRASVVKLPRVFSCNYCKRKFYSSQALGGHQNAHKRERTMAKRAMRMGMFSNRYTSLASLPLHGATFRSLGIEAHSGVHHQNAVAPESRPAVLRGGAKFEKGCMGLPMFVEEDDVVPLFWPGSFRQLDTRDCTSDPSPSVDYVIKGSNVNFVQVTKLPQIETPSPDLTLKL